One Flavobacterium sp. 90 DNA segment encodes these proteins:
- a CDS encoding gliding motility-associated protein GldE: protein MDPEPSLLLSTTLDINLIIGFVGIFILLFLSAIVSGAEVALFSLSQKDIDDALNENLPKGKIISNLLDKPKKLLATLLVANNFLNIGVVILFSFIGQNIFDQIDSPVLKFILEVILVTFLILLFAEVLPKVYASRNNIKFAKRVAYPIAVLDKVLSPISLPMRSITLYLQNKLGKQKNSFSINQLSQALELTDSEGTSSEEQKILEGIVSFGNTDTKQVMSPRIDIFALEISETFKSIYPKIIEKGFSRIPVYRDNIDQIEGVLFVKDLLPHIDKEEFDWTALMREAFFVPENKKLDNLLKDFQSLKSHLAIVVDEYGGTSGLVSLEDVIEEIVGDISDEFDDENLNFSKIDEKNFLFEGKINMKDFYRIVDVNEDIFESHKGEAETLAGFILEILGNFPKKDQKVAFENCVFTIETVDKKRIKQIKVTID, encoded by the coding sequence TTGGACCCAGAGCCCAGTTTACTCTTATCTACAACTCTAGACATCAATTTAATAATTGGTTTTGTCGGAATATTTATTTTGCTGTTTTTGTCAGCAATCGTTTCAGGTGCCGAAGTAGCACTTTTTTCACTTTCTCAAAAAGACATTGATGATGCCTTAAATGAGAATCTTCCGAAAGGAAAAATTATCTCAAATCTTTTAGATAAACCCAAAAAATTACTTGCAACATTATTGGTTGCTAATAATTTTCTCAATATTGGAGTTGTTATTTTGTTCTCCTTTATCGGACAAAATATCTTTGACCAAATTGATTCGCCGGTTTTGAAATTTATTTTAGAAGTAATTCTCGTTACTTTTCTGATTTTATTATTTGCAGAAGTTTTGCCTAAAGTTTACGCAAGCCGAAACAATATAAAGTTTGCAAAACGCGTTGCTTATCCAATCGCTGTTTTAGATAAAGTATTATCGCCAATAAGTTTGCCAATGCGAAGCATTACATTGTATTTGCAGAATAAATTGGGGAAACAAAAGAATAGTTTTTCGATAAATCAGCTTTCGCAAGCCTTAGAACTTACAGATTCTGAAGGAACATCGAGCGAAGAACAAAAAATATTAGAAGGAATTGTTTCTTTTGGAAATACCGACACAAAACAAGTAATGAGTCCAAGAATTGATATTTTTGCATTAGAAATATCAGAAACATTTAAATCAATTTATCCTAAGATAATCGAAAAAGGGTTTTCGAGAATTCCTGTTTATCGCGATAATATTGATCAGATAGAAGGCGTTTTGTTCGTAAAAGATTTATTGCCTCATATTGATAAAGAAGAATTTGACTGGACAGCTTTAATGAGAGAAGCATTTTTTGTTCCTGAGAATAAAAAATTAGATAACTTATTAAAGGATTTTCAAAGTCTTAAAAGTCACTTGGCAATTGTGGTTGATGAATATGGAGGAACATCAGGTTTGGTTTCTTTAGAAGATGTAATCGAGGAAATTGTTGGAGATATAAGCGATGAATTTGATGATGAAAATTTGAATTTTTCCAAGATCGATGAAAAGAATTTTCTTTTTGAAGGGAAAATCAACATGAAAGATTTCTATAGAATAGTTGATGTTAATGAAGATATTTTTGAATCTCATAAAGGAGAAGCAGAAACTTTAGCAGGTTTTATTCTGGAAATTTTGGGTAATTTCCCTAAAAAAGATCAAAAAGTAGCTTTCGAAAACTGTGTTTTTACAATAGAGACAGTTGATAAAAAGCGTATAAAACAAATAAAAGTAACAATAGATTAA
- the ssb gene encoding single-stranded DNA-binding protein: MNGTLNKVMLIGHLGDDVKMHYFDGGNCIGRFQLATNEVYINKTTNEKITSTEWHNLVVRNKAAEICEKYLSKGDKIYIEGRIKSRQWQAEDGTTKYTTEIQVTEFTFLTTKKETGNHKPNHDSESPKSTNFDAANEGLPINDLPF, from the coding sequence ATGAACGGAACATTAAATAAAGTAATGCTAATAGGCCATTTAGGAGACGATGTAAAAATGCATTATTTTGATGGCGGAAATTGCATTGGGCGTTTTCAGTTGGCCACAAATGAAGTTTATATTAATAAAACGACTAACGAAAAAATAACTTCAACAGAATGGCATAATTTAGTTGTGCGCAATAAAGCTGCTGAAATTTGTGAAAAATATTTGTCTAAAGGAGATAAAATATATATTGAAGGACGTATAAAATCGCGTCAATGGCAAGCTGAAGATGGTACAACCAAATATACCACAGAAATTCAGGTTACCGAGTTTACTTTCTTGACTACCAAAAAAGAAACTGGAAATCATAAACCAAATCACGATTCAGAATCGCCAAAAAGTACTAACTTTGACGCGGCTAACGAAGGCTTGCCTATTAATGACTTGCCTTTTTGA
- the mutY gene encoding A/G-specific adenine glycosylase — MNFSNILIKWYLQNKRDLPWRKTTNPYHIWLSEIMLQQTRVAQGMPYFFAFTEEFPTVFDLANSSEEQVLKLWQGLGYYSRARNLHKTSQFVSNELNGVFPDTYKELLKLKGVGEYTAAAIASFSYNEAVPVVDGNVFRVLSRYFDIESDIAAPATKKEFTELASELMPKDNPAIFNQAIMEFGALQCVPKSPDCSVCVFNHSCAALQKKKVSVLPVKSKKIKVTNRFFNYLILEDVLGNTLIQKRTSKGIWHNLYEFPLLETAEIVGFDFVSKAVKNDIFPSYTILSIEECNETTVIHKLSHQHLHIQFWKVKINEIIVNGLNTTDLKNFPFPIVIYNFIEKQEINC, encoded by the coding sequence ATGAATTTTTCTAACATATTGATAAAATGGTATTTACAAAACAAACGTGATTTGCCATGGCGAAAAACGACCAATCCGTACCATATTTGGCTCTCAGAAATTATGTTGCAACAGACTAGAGTTGCGCAAGGAATGCCATATTTTTTTGCTTTTACGGAGGAATTTCCTACCGTTTTTGATTTGGCAAATTCCTCAGAAGAGCAAGTTTTGAAACTTTGGCAGGGATTAGGGTACTATTCTCGAGCCAGAAATTTGCATAAAACGTCTCAATTTGTCTCAAATGAGCTTAATGGAGTTTTTCCTGATACCTATAAAGAATTATTAAAACTAAAAGGTGTTGGTGAATATACAGCCGCAGCAATTGCTTCTTTTTCTTATAATGAAGCGGTTCCTGTTGTCGATGGAAATGTATTTCGAGTGCTTTCTCGTTATTTTGATATAGAATCTGATATTGCAGCGCCTGCAACAAAAAAAGAATTTACAGAACTCGCTTCTGAATTAATGCCAAAAGACAATCCTGCAATTTTTAATCAGGCAATAATGGAGTTTGGCGCTTTGCAATGTGTGCCCAAAAGTCCGGATTGTTCTGTTTGTGTTTTTAATCATAGTTGTGCGGCTTTACAAAAAAAGAAAGTTTCGGTTTTGCCTGTGAAATCAAAAAAGATTAAAGTGACAAATCGTTTCTTTAATTATTTGATTCTGGAAGATGTTTTAGGGAATACATTAATTCAGAAAAGAACATCAAAAGGAATCTGGCATAATTTATATGAGTTTCCTCTTTTGGAAACTGCTGAAATTGTAGGTTTTGATTTTGTTTCAAAAGCAGTCAAAAATGATATTTTTCCTTCCTATACTATATTAAGTATAGAAGAGTGTAATGAAACGACTGTAATTCATAAACTTTCGCATCAACATCTTCATATTCAGTTCTGGAAAGTTAAAATTAACGAAATAATTGTTAATGGATTGAATACCACTGATTTGAAAAATTTTCCTTTTCCAATTGTGATTTATAATTTTATTGAAAAGCAGGAAATAAATTGCTAA
- a CDS encoding HU family DNA-binding protein: protein MTKADIVAKISEKLGLEKGDVQATVETFMEEVKTSLETGDNVYLRGFGSFIVKTRAEKTGRNISKNTTIKIPAHNIPAFKPAKVFVEGVKTNNEAK from the coding sequence ATGACGAAAGCAGATATCGTAGCGAAAATTTCAGAGAAACTAGGTCTTGAAAAAGGAGATGTTCAAGCAACAGTAGAAACTTTTATGGAAGAAGTTAAAACTTCATTAGAAACTGGAGACAATGTTTACCTAAGAGGATTTGGTAGTTTTATTGTAAAAACCAGAGCTGAAAAAACAGGTAGAAACATTTCTAAAAACACCACTATCAAAATTCCAGCACACAACATTCCTGCTTTTAAACCTGCAAAAGTTTTTGTAGAGGGAGTAAAAACGAATAACGAAGCAAAATAA
- a CDS encoding ribonuclease E/G translates to MNKELIIRSSSEAVDFALLKDGKLIELHKEEEKSNFQVGDIFIAKIRKPVAGLNAAFVNVGFEKDAFLHYHDLGPNLASQLKFIKLVSAGKLKDFSLKTFQFEKEIDKDGIITDILSANQSVLVQVVKEPISTKGPRISAELSLAGRFIVLVPFSDRVSISQKIEDKKEKDRLKKLVLSIKPKGFGVIVRTVAEGKNVAELEKDLQNLLGRWTAMCKKLPTAHHPSKVLGELNRASSILRDVFNDTFSGIQIDDEELYHQTKEYLQEIAPSKQSIVKFYQSNDTPIFEKYNIERQIKTSFGRTVSMSKGAYLIIEHTEALHVIDVNSGNRSNKATNQEDTAMEVNMIAAAEIARQLRLRDMGGIIVVDFIDMSNPENRKVLFDFLREEMSDDKAKHKILPPSKFGLVQITRQRVRPEVNIKTREEDPNNEHGEIEAPILIIDKIASDLDRILKTHKGVVLNVHPFVAAYLSKGFPSLRSKWFFEHKKWVKIIPRDAYTYLEYHFYDKKGNVISE, encoded by the coding sequence GTGAATAAAGAATTAATCATTAGATCTAGTTCTGAAGCAGTAGATTTTGCCTTATTAAAAGATGGAAAACTAATTGAATTACACAAAGAAGAAGAAAAAAGCAACTTTCAGGTTGGTGATATTTTTATTGCCAAAATTAGAAAACCAGTTGCCGGACTTAACGCTGCTTTTGTGAATGTAGGCTTCGAAAAAGATGCCTTTTTACATTATCACGATTTAGGTCCAAATTTAGCTTCCCAACTGAAATTCATAAAACTTGTAAGCGCAGGTAAATTAAAAGATTTCTCCCTAAAAACCTTTCAGTTTGAAAAAGAGATTGACAAAGATGGCATCATTACTGATATTTTAAGTGCCAATCAATCTGTCTTAGTTCAAGTAGTTAAAGAACCTATATCGACCAAAGGTCCAAGAATAAGCGCTGAGCTTTCATTGGCAGGAAGATTTATTGTTCTCGTTCCGTTTTCTGACCGTGTTTCTATTTCTCAAAAAATAGAAGACAAAAAAGAAAAGGATCGTCTAAAAAAACTTGTTCTATCGATCAAACCTAAAGGATTTGGTGTTATTGTTCGTACAGTAGCCGAAGGCAAAAACGTAGCCGAATTAGAAAAAGATTTGCAGAACCTGCTTGGCAGATGGACTGCAATGTGTAAAAAATTACCAACTGCTCATCATCCCTCAAAAGTATTAGGAGAACTCAACAGAGCTTCTTCGATATTGAGAGACGTATTCAACGATACCTTTAGTGGTATCCAGATAGATGACGAAGAGTTGTACCATCAAACGAAGGAATATCTGCAAGAAATTGCACCTTCAAAACAATCGATTGTTAAGTTTTATCAATCAAATGACACTCCAATTTTCGAGAAATACAATATAGAGAGACAAATCAAAACTTCATTTGGACGAACAGTCTCCATGAGTAAAGGCGCATATCTTATCATCGAACATACTGAAGCTCTTCACGTTATAGACGTAAACAGCGGAAACCGTTCAAATAAGGCGACTAATCAGGAAGATACCGCCATGGAAGTAAATATGATCGCTGCCGCTGAAATTGCCAGACAACTTCGTTTGCGTGATATGGGCGGAATAATCGTAGTTGATTTTATCGATATGTCTAATCCTGAAAACAGGAAAGTCTTGTTCGACTTCTTGCGAGAAGAAATGAGCGACGATAAAGCAAAGCATAAAATCTTACCGCCTAGTAAATTTGGTTTAGTTCAAATTACCAGACAACGCGTAAGACCAGAAGTTAATATTAAAACTAGAGAAGAAGATCCAAACAATGAACATGGCGAAATTGAAGCGCCAATTTTAATCATTGATAAAATCGCATCTGATTTAGACAGAATTTTAAAAACCCACAAAGGCGTTGTACTTAACGTACATCCATTTGTGGCTGCATACCTCAGTAAAGGTTTTCCATCATTACGTTCAAAATGGTTTTTTGAACATAAGAAATGGGTGAAAATCATACCTCGTGACGCTTACACGTACTTAGAATACCATTTCTATGATAAAAAAGGAAATGTTATTTCAGAATAA
- the pbpC gene encoding penicillin-binding protein 1C, with amino-acid sequence MKNKLIAFIQRIINWIKKNKIKSAIVFLLLLIYYFSLPRTLFQEPYSTVIESKEGELLGAKIARDGQWRFPAQDSVPDKFKKCIVYFEDEYFYKHLGFNPVAMVNAIKQNRKAGKVVRGGSTLTQQVIRLSRKGKGRTYFEKIIEIILATRLELGYSKDEILELYAAHAPFGGNVVGLEMASWRYFGVQSNQLSWAENATLAVLPNAPSLIYPGKNQIKLLNKRNRLLLKLHKEGIIDKQTYELSVEEPLPQKPYDLPQIAPHLLQRVAKEDEGTRVKTTVDYALQNRVNQIARYYYNQYKQNEVNNLAILVIDVSNRNVMSYVGNSPTDKDHQKDVDIIDAPRSTGSILKPLLYAAMLDDGELLPNTLVADIPTQIAGYTPQNFNLTFDGAVPAHRALSRSLNIPAVLMLQDFGVNKFYEELQKFKLRDINKTPDHYGLSLILGGAESNLWDLCRTYANLSSTVNYYTKNQEKYRTKEFTELNFRNDFEPDFGSETDQKNTLGAGSIWLTYNAMEEVNRPEGDEAWKFYDSSLKIAWKTGTSFGNRDAWAIGTNSKYVVGIWVGNATGEGRPTLTGVTSAAPILFDVFNLLPRQKWFQTPYKDLDEVEVCRLSGYLAKDGCPKIKQWVPKKGKSTVVCPYHKTVHLDKTEKFQVNSSCESIDNIVTKNWFILPPVMAWYYKSQHIEYLPLPPFKEDCQGTQSVNMDFIYPKTNSKIYLTKNFNSEVQPVILKVAYSERDKELFWYVDDVYKATTKTFHELPITSTSGIHYITVVDASGNEIRRRIEIVRE; translated from the coding sequence TTGAAAAATAAATTAATAGCGTTCATACAACGCATTATAAATTGGATAAAAAAGAATAAAATAAAATCAGCAATTGTATTTCTGCTTTTGCTGATTTATTATTTCTCATTGCCCCGAACTTTGTTTCAAGAGCCTTATTCTACGGTTATTGAGAGTAAAGAAGGAGAATTGCTTGGTGCAAAAATTGCGCGCGACGGACAATGGCGTTTTCCTGCGCAAGATAGTGTTCCGGATAAATTCAAGAAATGTATCGTTTACTTTGAAGATGAATATTTTTATAAACATCTCGGTTTTAATCCCGTTGCGATGGTAAATGCAATTAAACAAAATAGAAAAGCGGGTAAAGTTGTCCGTGGTGGAAGTACATTAACGCAACAAGTTATTCGGTTATCCCGAAAAGGAAAAGGAAGAACTTACTTTGAAAAAATTATAGAAATTATTCTGGCAACGCGATTAGAGTTAGGATATTCTAAAGACGAAATTTTAGAATTGTATGCAGCTCACGCCCCATTTGGTGGAAATGTAGTTGGTTTGGAAATGGCTTCGTGGCGATATTTCGGCGTACAATCAAATCAATTGTCGTGGGCAGAAAATGCGACTTTAGCAGTTTTACCAAATGCGCCTAGTTTGATTTATCCCGGAAAAAATCAAATTAAGTTATTGAATAAACGTAATAGACTTTTGTTGAAACTTCATAAGGAAGGGATAATAGACAAACAGACTTACGAACTTTCAGTCGAAGAACCATTGCCTCAAAAACCTTATGATTTACCTCAAATTGCGCCTCATTTATTGCAACGTGTAGCTAAAGAAGACGAAGGAACGCGAGTAAAAACAACTGTAGATTATGCTTTGCAAAACAGGGTAAATCAAATTGCGAGATATTATTACAATCAATATAAACAGAATGAAGTTAATAATTTGGCGATTCTGGTGATTGATGTTTCAAATCGAAATGTGATGAGCTATGTTGGAAATTCTCCAACCGATAAAGACCATCAGAAAGATGTTGATATTATTGACGCGCCAAGAAGTACCGGAAGTATTTTAAAACCTCTTTTGTATGCCGCAATGCTTGATGATGGCGAATTATTGCCGAATACTTTAGTAGCAGATATTCCAACGCAAATTGCAGGTTATACACCGCAAAATTTTAATCTAACATTTGATGGTGCGGTTCCGGCTCATCGTGCATTATCGAGATCTTTGAATATTCCGGCAGTTTTGATGTTGCAGGATTTTGGAGTAAATAAATTCTATGAAGAATTACAAAAATTCAAATTAAGAGACATTAATAAAACACCCGATCATTACGGATTATCGCTTATTTTGGGTGGAGCCGAAAGTAATTTATGGGATTTATGCCGAACGTATGCTAATTTATCTTCAACGGTTAATTATTATACTAAAAATCAGGAAAAATACAGAACAAAAGAATTCACAGAACTAAATTTTAGAAATGATTTTGAGCCTGATTTTGGTTCAGAAACAGATCAGAAGAACACATTAGGCGCAGGATCGATTTGGTTAACTTATAATGCAATGGAAGAAGTAAACCGACCAGAAGGAGATGAGGCTTGGAAGTTTTATGATAGCTCATTAAAAATTGCCTGGAAAACCGGAACCAGTTTCGGGAATAGAGATGCATGGGCAATTGGTACAAATTCTAAATATGTGGTCGGAATTTGGGTTGGAAATGCGACTGGAGAAGGAAGGCCAACTTTAACTGGAGTAACAAGCGCTGCGCCAATTTTATTTGATGTTTTTAATTTATTACCGAGACAAAAATGGTTTCAAACCCCATATAAAGATCTGGATGAAGTTGAGGTTTGCCGTTTAAGCGGTTATTTGGCTAAAGATGGCTGTCCAAAAATCAAACAATGGGTTCCTAAAAAAGGGAAATCAACTGTGGTTTGTCCCTATCATAAAACGGTACATTTAGATAAAACAGAAAAGTTTCAGGTCAATAGCAGTTGCGAAAGTATTGATAATATTGTGACTAAAAATTGGTTTATTTTGCCTCCGGTAATGGCTTGGTATTATAAAAGTCAGCATATTGAATATTTACCTTTGCCACCTTTTAAAGAAGATTGTCAAGGAACGCAGTCAGTAAATATGGATTTTATTTATCCGAAAACGAATAGTAAAATCTATTTAACGAAGAATTTTAACAGCGAAGTTCAGCCTGTAATTCTAAAAGTGGCTTATTCTGAAAGAGATAAAGAATTATTTTGGTATGTTGATGATGTTTATAAAGCAACTACAAAAACGTTTCATGAATTGCCAATTACATCAACTTCAGGAATACATTATATAACGGTTGTAGATGCTTCTGGGAATGAAATAAGGAGAAGAATTGAGATTGTAAGGGAGTGA
- a CDS encoding transposase, with product MKKDFFEEGQYYHIYNRGNNKENIFIEEKNYRYFLEKMKKYILPIADVYSYCLLKNHFHIVLRIKDKVDLPEKLKEKIHLPFSNLFNSYSKSINKAYNRTGSLFQEHLQRNRIENEDYLKQLIIYVHLNPVKHKFSERFETYLHSSYRSFLSDKLTSIDRDFIVNLFGGLENFKFCHDERRLLYEGVINDINLSDE from the coding sequence GTGAAGAAGGATTTTTTTGAAGAGGGACAATATTATCATATCTATAACAGAGGAAATAACAAGGAAAATATTTTTATCGAAGAAAAAAATTACAGGTACTTTCTTGAAAAAATGAAGAAATATATTTTACCCATTGCAGATGTTTATTCATATTGTTTGCTGAAAAATCATTTTCATATTGTTCTTAGAATAAAAGATAAAGTAGATTTACCTGAAAAATTAAAAGAGAAGATTCATTTGCCATTTTCTAATCTATTTAATTCTTATTCAAAAAGTATTAATAAGGCTTATAATAGAACAGGAAGTTTATTTCAAGAGCATTTACAGAGAAACAGAATAGAAAATGAAGATTATTTGAAACAGTTAATTATTTATGTTCATTTGAATCCTGTTAAACATAAATTTTCAGAAAGGTTTGAGACATATTTGCATTCATCATATCGTTCGTTTTTATCTGATAAGTTAACAAGTATTGATCGAGATTTTATTGTTAATTTATTTGGAGGATTGGAGAATTTTAAGTTTTGTCATGATGAAAGAAGACTTCTTTATGAGGGAGTAATTAATGATATAAATTTATCTGACGAATAA